The following proteins are co-located in the Pantanalinema sp. genome:
- a CDS encoding 8-oxo-dGTP diphosphatase, translating into MPYQPVLATLGYLISADGRSVLMIHRNARPDDHHFGKYNGLGGKLEPDESIVSGLAREIREEAGVVVERPVLRGTISWPGFGKHGEAWFGFVFRIDAWTGTPFAGNPEGSLEWIPIEKVLSGELNLWEGDRHFLPMVFDQDARAFHGVMPYEGGKPVSWTFQRA; encoded by the coding sequence ATGCCCTACCAGCCCGTCCTCGCGACCCTCGGCTATCTCATTTCGGCCGATGGCCGCTCTGTCCTCATGATCCACCGCAACGCCCGGCCTGACGACCACCACTTCGGCAAGTACAACGGGCTGGGCGGCAAGCTCGAGCCCGACGAGTCGATCGTCTCGGGCCTCGCGCGCGAGATCCGCGAAGAGGCGGGGGTCGTCGTCGAGCGCCCCGTGCTGCGCGGCACCATCAGCTGGCCCGGCTTCGGCAAGCACGGCGAGGCCTGGTTCGGCTTCGTCTTCCGCATCGACGCCTGGACCGGCACTCCCTTCGCCGGCAACCCCGAGGGCAGCCTCGAGTGGATTCCCATCGAGAAGGTCCTGTCGGGCGAGCTCAACCTCTGGGAGGGCGATCGCCACTTCCTTCCCATGGTCTTCGACCAGGACGCGCGGGCCTTCCACGGGGTCATGCCCTACGAGGGCGGCAAGCCCGTCTCCTGGACCTTCCAGCGGGCCTGA